In Nicotiana tabacum cultivar K326 chromosome 17, ASM71507v2, whole genome shotgun sequence, one DNA window encodes the following:
- the LOC142171819 gene encoding uncharacterized protein LOC142171819, with product MGLNGPTKQKEVKILCNDLNVGLIDLLETRIKYNKVEEVVNKIFGGWQFHSNHASHYNGRILILWRSDYYKLTVLSENAQAITCAAIFVPLQMELLATFVYPYNLREERRELWEYICHLSGMGHKPWIPIGDFNSMLHVEDRQGGNPVTINEVIDFQSCLDNDKSESGRILSIIDWVFVNGEWMDNVVDCRAKFLPEGVSDHSPIQITLAQTTNQARKIFGYCNMWSTHPKFKKIVENLEEKVMGEKFKRSRYLAEMFLQQRIKAAWIKVGDDNTKYFFSVIKHRKLMQAVTQLQDHNDQMQYEPDTIADIFVDYIKKLLGEQGECRGGIVHWFLENSYRLIANQQMQRLGPYTDKV from the exons ATGGGCCTAAATGGCCCTACAAAGCAGAAGGAGGTCAAAATTCTATGCAATGATCTGAATGTGGGGTTAATTGATTTGTTGGAGACTAGAATTAAATATAATAAAGTAGAAGAAgtagttaataaaatatttggtggATGGCAATTCCATTCAAATCATGCCTCACACTACAATGGAAGGATTTTGATACTATGGAGATCAGACTACTATAAACTTACTGTCCTCAGTGAGAATGCTCAGGCTATTACATGTGCAGCAATATTTGTGCCATTGCAAATGGAATTATTAGCAACATTTGTGTATCCTTACAACTTAAGAGAAGAAAGGAGAGAGTTATGGGAATATATTTGCCATTTATCTGGAATGGGACACAAGCCATGGATACCTATAGGAGACTTCAACTCTATGCTACATGTAGAGGATAGACAAGGAGGCAACCCGGTCACAATTAATGAAGTAATTGATTTCCAGTCATGTTTGGAT AATGATAAGTCTGAGAGTGGAAGGATTTTATCTATAATTGACTGGGTGTTTGTAAACGGTGAATGGATGGACAATGTGGTAGACTGTAGAGCAAAATTTTTGCCTGAAGGTGTGAGTGATCACAGTCCTATTCAGATCACACTAGCACAGACTACCAACCAGGCAAGGAAAATATTTGGATACTGTAACATGTGGAGTACTCATCCAAAGTTTAAGAAAATTGTGGAAAAT CTAGAAGAGAAGGTTATGGGGGAAAAATTCAAAAGGTCAAGATACTTAGCAGAGATGTTCCTTCAGCAGAGAATTAAGGCAGCATGGATTAAGGTAGGAGATGACAACACCAAATACTTCTTCTCAGTAATTAAGCACAGGAAGTTAATGCAGGCAGTCACACAACTACAAGACCATAATGATCAAATGCAGTATGAACCGGATACCATAGCAGACATATTTGTTGATTACATTAAGAAGTTATTGGGTGAACAGGGAGAATGCAGAGGAGGTATAGTCCATTGGTTCTTGGAGAATAGTTACAGGTTAATTGCTAACCAACAAATGCAACGGTTGGGACCATATACTGATAAAGTGTAA
- the LOC142171820 gene encoding uncharacterized protein LOC142171820: MSGFTLGVFPIRYLGLLLSHKKWNKIECHQLTVRITEKIRATSARHLSYDGKLQVINSVLFAVHNFWGAIFVLPQSVLNEVDRKCREFLWESSEEEKKLSLVSWEKICKPKKQGGLKVKGCKNWNKASICKMIWLIMEKADNLWVKWVHGLYMNNGVDFWNHIPQADSSWYWKRLHKLKLCMVNWYRNGKYSLNANGKYSVMQGYLKLIGDTPKMDIVELVWNRSSLPKHRFILWLAVQGRLLTKERMLTMGLQCENTTCVLCNGAGMESAIHLFSNCLWSTQLWEMLNQ; the protein is encoded by the coding sequence ATGAGTGGTTTCACTCTGGGAGTTTTCCCTATCAGATACTTGGGCCTTCTCCTATCTCACAAAAAGTGGAATAAAATAGAGTGTCACCAATTGACTGTTAGGATCACAGAGAAAATCAGGGCAACTTCTGCAAGACACTTATCTTATGATGGGAAGTTGCAGGTCATAAACTCTGTGCTATTCGCGGTTCATAATTTTTGGGGTGCAATATTTGTGTTGCCTCAGAGTGTGTTGAATGAGGTAGATAGAAAGTGCAGGGAGTTTTTATGGGAAAGCTCAGAAGAGGAGAAGAAGTTGTCATTAGTTTCATGGGAGAAAATCTGCAAACCTAAGAAGCAGGGTGGTTTAAAAGTAAAAGGATGTAAGAATTGGAATAAAGCTTCTATATGTAAAATGATTTGGTTGATTATGGAAAAGGCTGATAACCTATGGGTAAAATGGGTGCATGGTCTCTATATGAACAATGGAGTGGATTTCTGGAATCACATACCTCAGGCTGATAGTAGTTGGTATTGGAAGAGGCTACACAAACTGAAGTTGTGCATGGTGAACTGGTATAGGAATGGAAAATATAGTCTGAATGCGAATGGTAAATATTCAGTAATGCAAGGATACCTAAAACTGATTGGAGACACACCAAAAATGGATATTGTAGAGCTAGTGTGGAATAGAAGTAGCCTACCAAAACATAGGTTCATCCTGTGGTTGGCTGTTCAAGGTAGGCTATTGACAAAGGAAAGGATGTTGACAATGGGACTACAATGTGAAAATACTACGTGTGTACTGTGTAATGGAGCTGGAATGGAGAGCGCTATACATCTTTTTTCTAATTGTTTATGGTCTACACAACTATGGGAGATGTTAAACCAATAG